Proteins from a genomic interval of Microbacterium esteraromaticum:
- a CDS encoding DUF4229 domain-containing protein, translated as MKLPPLLVYTVLRLLAFIVPLAIMWLFFPIFREFWWLAALFSALIGMSISLLFLRAPLSNASRQIYEKRNRATSDEDVEDAASD; from the coding sequence GTGAAGTTGCCACCTCTCCTCGTTTACACCGTGCTGCGGCTGCTGGCGTTCATCGTGCCGCTCGCGATCATGTGGCTCTTCTTCCCGATCTTCCGGGAGTTCTGGTGGCTGGCCGCGCTGTTCTCGGCGCTGATCGGCATGAGCATCTCGTTGCTGTTCCTGCGCGCGCCGCTGTCGAACGCGTCCCGCCAGATCTATGAGAAGCGCAACCGCGCGACGTCCGACGAAGACGTAGAGGACGCCGCTTCGGACTGA
- a CDS encoding protein phosphatase 2C domain-containing protein — MEPVLFALPAQPGRESEDACALGEGIAVVVDGAGLPKSSRRGCGHSVAWYARMLAEAFRVRLEDRTTRMTDALAGAIGEVTAAHADTCDLALGSPSATVAAWRITGDEIEHLVLCDASIVVVTADGGVREITDARIDDAVRRRAAQLAAQAGIAEAPAEMRFRALDQMRNVDGGFWCAHTDPGAARHALTGRTPVADLRAIVAASDGGTRGYQWLAAHSIERFAELAVQERLGEIADEIRAAEAGAPVRVFTKPHDDITLVALTL; from the coding sequence ATGGAACCCGTCCTATTCGCGCTTCCCGCGCAGCCCGGGCGGGAGAGCGAGGACGCCTGCGCACTCGGCGAGGGGATCGCGGTCGTCGTCGACGGCGCCGGTCTGCCGAAGTCGTCCCGCCGCGGATGCGGGCATTCGGTGGCGTGGTACGCGAGAATGCTCGCCGAAGCGTTCCGCGTGCGACTGGAGGACCGCACGACCCGCATGACGGATGCCCTCGCCGGCGCGATCGGTGAAGTGACGGCGGCGCATGCCGACACGTGTGACCTCGCCCTGGGGTCGCCGAGCGCCACCGTCGCCGCCTGGCGGATCACCGGCGATGAGATCGAGCACCTGGTGCTGTGCGATGCGTCGATCGTCGTGGTCACCGCCGACGGCGGCGTGCGCGAGATCACGGATGCCCGCATCGACGACGCCGTGCGCCGACGCGCCGCGCAGTTGGCGGCCCAGGCCGGAATCGCCGAGGCGCCCGCCGAGATGCGCTTCCGGGCGCTCGATCAGATGCGCAACGTCGACGGCGGGTTCTGGTGCGCGCACACTGATCCCGGCGCCGCCCGACACGCCCTCACCGGGCGGACGCCCGTGGCGGATCTGCGTGCGATAGTGGCGGCATCCGACGGCGGCACCCGCGGCTATCAATGGCTGGCGGCGCACTCGATCGAGCGCTTCGCCGAGCTGGCGGTGCAGGAGCGGTTGGGCGAGATCGCCGACGAGATCCGCGCGGCAGAGGCGGGCGCGCCCGTGCGAGTCTTCACCAAGCCTCACGACGACATCACGCTGGTCGCGCTGACGCTCTGA
- a CDS encoding 1,4-dihydroxy-2-naphthoate polyprenyltransferase — translation MPNVAGKSKKNSKKRAQHRPRTSGNPAKQPVLELPPVTVKDWIGAARLRTLPLAAAPVIIGTGAAQTIDHNLHWVIALFCLAVALLLQIGVNFANDYSDGIRGTDSERVGPARLTASGRVPAKRVLTVALVFFALAALAGLAIVIRTQQWWMLAVGAACIVAAWFYTGGKRPYGYNALGEVFVFVFFGLVATLGTTWVQAFALPLPAWLGAIAAGLFACAVLLANNLRDIVQDGRVGKRTLTVLIGKRATQVLFTLFVLVPFGIAAMIALIYPIAWLSLLALLAGVPAIVIVWWYRQPRELVIALGLTSLTALAYAGFLYWAFVG, via the coding sequence ATGCCCAACGTGGCAGGAAAGTCCAAGAAGAACAGCAAGAAGCGCGCTCAGCACCGGCCGCGCACCAGCGGCAACCCGGCCAAGCAGCCCGTACTGGAGCTCCCGCCGGTGACGGTGAAGGACTGGATCGGCGCCGCCCGGCTGCGCACGCTGCCCCTCGCGGCCGCGCCCGTCATCATCGGCACAGGAGCCGCACAGACCATCGATCACAACCTGCACTGGGTGATCGCGCTGTTCTGCCTCGCCGTCGCCCTCCTGCTGCAGATCGGCGTCAACTTCGCCAACGACTACAGCGACGGCATCCGCGGCACCGACAGCGAACGCGTCGGTCCCGCCCGCCTCACCGCCTCGGGGCGTGTACCCGCCAAACGGGTGCTCACCGTCGCGCTGGTGTTCTTCGCGCTCGCCGCCCTCGCCGGACTCGCCATCGTCATCCGCACGCAGCAGTGGTGGATGCTCGCCGTCGGCGCCGCCTGTATCGTCGCGGCCTGGTTCTACACGGGCGGCAAACGCCCCTACGGATACAACGCGCTGGGCGAGGTGTTCGTCTTCGTCTTCTTCGGCCTCGTCGCCACGCTGGGGACCACGTGGGTGCAGGCCTTCGCTCTGCCGTTGCCGGCCTGGCTGGGAGCCATCGCCGCCGGACTGTTCGCCTGCGCCGTGCTGCTGGCCAACAACCTGCGCGACATCGTGCAGGACGGTCGGGTGGGCAAGCGCACCCTCACCGTGCTGATCGGCAAGCGCGCCACCCAGGTGCTGTTCACGCTGTTCGTGCTGGTGCCCTTCGGGATCGCGGCGATGATCGCCCTGATCTACCCGATCGCCTGGCTGTCGCTGCTCGCCCTGTTGGCCGGGGTGCCGGCCATCGTCATCGTCTGGTGGTACCGGCAGCCGCGCGAACTGGTCATCGCCTTGGGCCTGACCTCGCTCACGGCGCTCGCGTACGCCGGGTTCCTCTACTGGGCGTTCGTGGGCTGA
- a CDS encoding Lrp/AsnC family transcriptional regulator has product MDDAVDHALLAAVSLDGRATLAQLSQEVGLSTSAVQSRLKRLEARGAIAGYQAVLDPEQVGAPLSAFIEITPLDPAQPDNAPELLEHLAAIEACHSIAGDAAYMLFVRVASPRALEQLVRDIRLAANVSTRTTVVLQTFYERRPIVTATT; this is encoded by the coding sequence ATGGATGATGCTGTCGACCACGCACTTCTCGCCGCCGTCTCGCTCGACGGGCGCGCGACGCTCGCGCAGCTATCCCAGGAGGTCGGGCTGTCGACCTCAGCCGTGCAGTCGCGGTTGAAGCGACTCGAAGCGCGGGGTGCGATCGCCGGCTACCAGGCCGTGCTCGACCCCGAACAAGTCGGCGCGCCCCTGTCGGCGTTCATCGAGATCACCCCTCTCGACCCCGCCCAACCCGACAACGCCCCGGAACTGCTCGAACACCTCGCGGCGATCGAGGCGTGCCACTCCATCGCCGGCGACGCCGCCTACATGCTCTTCGTGCGCGTCGCCTCGCCGCGTGCACTGGAACAGCTCGTGCGCGACATCCGTCTGGCGGCGAACGTGAGCACACGCACCACGGTCGTGCTGCAGACCTTCTACGAGCGGCGTCCGATCGTGACCGCCACGACCTGA
- a CDS encoding DUF6421 family protein — MSIITPHTQAVIGEPEVVEDTAAWQQLKAAAIALRTHQVKDGSIPETGAHDEARALVGTIIDSIRTLAPSFPHDAAYLEAAVVDFQRWADEDFGVPDFLDSLVAFQPQQNRVDGIRHLVIFPMYTQNGSSDRLVEALIVETIWPEFIAELEAGDYGNKLFVSLRLIDFTPGYDTNSAVLFPETVAMREIPPFTWGAIFQDREAARYRRVVRAASQITKLELPEAAARMLDDQQLTEKTFVMWDIIHDRTHMRGDLPFDPFMIKQRMPYFLYSLEELRCDLTAFRESVKIQKSLAERTDALSDAEQEMLEHAGLVQYAVIFDRIFRFAITGSRLRNYDGLGGQLLFAWLHQRGVLHWTDTQLAFDWERVPEAVVALGDAIDDLYWRSIDRPKTAHWLAAYELVRSTLEPHPASVWARGLSDEVLAGPPKGFTDAVLDDEFPLSMFFEALDKKMKPVIESTVGIRGTDN; from the coding sequence ATGTCCATCATCACGCCGCACACGCAGGCCGTCATCGGAGAACCCGAGGTCGTCGAGGACACCGCAGCGTGGCAGCAGCTCAAGGCCGCCGCGATCGCTCTGCGCACCCACCAGGTCAAGGACGGTTCGATCCCCGAGACCGGTGCGCACGATGAGGCGCGCGCGCTCGTCGGAACCATCATCGACAGCATCCGCACGCTCGCCCCGTCCTTCCCGCACGACGCGGCCTACCTCGAGGCGGCCGTGGTCGACTTCCAGCGCTGGGCCGATGAGGACTTCGGCGTGCCCGACTTCCTCGACTCGCTCGTGGCGTTCCAGCCCCAGCAGAACCGGGTCGACGGCATCCGCCACCTCGTGATCTTCCCGATGTACACGCAGAACGGCTCCAGCGACCGCCTCGTCGAGGCGCTCATCGTCGAGACCATCTGGCCCGAGTTCATCGCCGAGCTCGAAGCAGGCGACTACGGCAACAAGCTGTTCGTGTCGCTGCGCCTGATCGACTTCACCCCCGGGTACGACACCAACTCGGCCGTGCTCTTCCCCGAGACGGTCGCGATGCGCGAGATCCCGCCGTTCACGTGGGGCGCGATCTTCCAGGACCGCGAGGCGGCGCGGTACCGCCGCGTCGTGCGCGCGGCATCGCAGATCACCAAGCTCGAGCTGCCCGAGGCCGCGGCGCGGATGCTGGATGACCAGCAGCTCACCGAGAAGACGTTCGTGATGTGGGACATCATCCACGACCGCACCCACATGCGCGGCGACCTGCCGTTCGACCCGTTCATGATCAAGCAGCGCATGCCGTACTTCCTGTACTCGCTCGAAGAGCTGCGGTGCGATCTGACCGCGTTCCGCGAGTCGGTGAAGATCCAGAAGTCGCTTGCCGAGCGCACCGATGCCCTGTCGGACGCCGAGCAGGAGATGCTCGAGCACGCCGGCCTCGTGCAGTACGCCGTGATCTTCGACCGCATCTTCCGCTTCGCGATCACCGGTTCGCGCCTGCGCAACTATGACGGCCTCGGTGGACAGCTGCTGTTCGCCTGGCTGCACCAGCGCGGTGTGCTGCACTGGACCGACACCCAGCTCGCCTTCGACTGGGAACGCGTGCCCGAGGCTGTCGTCGCGCTCGGAGACGCGATCGACGACCTGTACTGGCGCTCGATCGACCGGCCGAAGACCGCCCACTGGCTGGCCGCGTACGAGCTGGTGCGCTCCACGCTCGAACCGCACCCGGCCTCGGTGTGGGCGCGCGGGCTCTCGGATGAGGTGCTCGCCGGGCCGCCGAAGGGGTTCACCGACGCAGTGCTGGACGACGAGTTCCCGCTGTCGATGTTCTTCGAGGCGCTCGACAAGAAGATGAAGCCGGTCATCGAATCGACGGTCGGCATCCGCGGCACCGACAACTGA
- a CDS encoding SDR family NAD(P)-dependent oxidoreductase: MSIAGRTIVLAGATSAAGQTVAEALIAAGAHVVATGRSVERLAPLAAAGAQVEVSDATDLSDMAALATRLGRVDGVIPLVGGWRGGGGLAGQSDEDFVALLPALHAVRATSRAFDAALQASDAGRFAVVSSTAVERPLAGGANYAAVKSATEAWTRAVAHGFAKAARDGERPLAAASVVFRAKGALDPDALARAAVDLWDSDATDLNDRMLPLG, from the coding sequence ATGAGCATCGCTGGACGCACGATCGTCCTGGCCGGCGCGACCAGCGCCGCCGGACAGACGGTCGCTGAGGCACTGATCGCGGCCGGCGCGCACGTGGTGGCCACGGGCCGCTCGGTCGAGCGCCTGGCACCGCTGGCCGCGGCCGGCGCGCAGGTGGAGGTGTCGGATGCCACCGATCTGAGCGACATGGCCGCACTCGCCACGCGTCTCGGTCGCGTCGACGGGGTCATCCCGTTGGTCGGCGGATGGCGCGGCGGCGGTGGTCTTGCGGGGCAGAGCGACGAGGACTTCGTCGCTCTGCTCCCTGCTCTGCACGCGGTGCGGGCGACCAGCCGCGCGTTCGACGCGGCACTGCAGGCGTCGGATGCCGGACGCTTCGCCGTCGTGTCGTCGACGGCCGTGGAGCGACCGCTGGCGGGCGGCGCGAACTACGCCGCCGTGAAGTCGGCGACCGAGGCCTGGACGCGCGCTGTGGCGCACGGCTTCGCGAAGGCCGCCCGCGACGGCGAGCGACCTCTGGCTGCCGCCTCGGTCGTATTCCGCGCCAAGGGGGCGCTTGATCCGGACGCGCTGGCGCGCGCCGCGGTCGATTTGTGGGATTCGGATGCCACCGACCTGAACGACCGGATGCTCCCCCTGGGGTGA
- a CDS encoding MFS transporter, protein MPEVPLSDVGGRDYSRTVIDTAARRAFANVLVNTLIANVTTSFLWFALTFWVYLETRSVLATGIIGGAYMLFIAFFSMIFGTLVDRHRKHAVMLVSSVVSAAAFIVAGVIYAVHPEAALLDLGGPWFWLFSGVILFGGVIEQLRNIALSTTVTLLIPEERRANANGLVGTVQGIAFLITSVFSGLAIGFLGMGWTLIIAITAMGLTFVHLLFVRIPEGEPERDPSAPGAFDFRGSVAAIRAAPGLFALIVFSTFNNLIGGVYMALMDPYGLTLFNAQTWGFALAFASTGFLIGGALVAKFGLGKRPVRTLLLVVIAMGALGALFMLREWWPLFVIGMWLYMMLIPPAEAAEQTVIQKVVPFTRQGRVFGMAAAMEAGAAPITAFLIAPIAEFLIIPYMRADEGQQQWGWLLGDGETRGIALICLFAGLIIVVVAVLAFFTRSYRTLSALYENAPEQQLPPPEAAFDPIAARGGLVEEPVLRDESSDEEPPAKTAE, encoded by the coding sequence ATGCCCGAGGTGCCCCTATCCGATGTCGGTGGCCGTGATTACTCTCGTACCGTGATCGATACCGCAGCGAGGCGGGCGTTCGCGAACGTCCTGGTCAACACGCTCATCGCCAATGTGACGACGAGCTTCCTGTGGTTCGCGCTGACCTTCTGGGTCTACCTCGAGACGCGGTCGGTGCTGGCCACGGGCATCATCGGCGGCGCCTACATGCTGTTCATCGCCTTCTTCTCGATGATCTTCGGCACCCTCGTCGACCGGCATCGCAAACATGCGGTCATGCTCGTGTCGAGCGTGGTCTCGGCGGCGGCGTTCATCGTTGCCGGCGTCATCTACGCGGTGCATCCCGAGGCTGCGCTGCTCGACCTGGGCGGTCCGTGGTTCTGGCTGTTCTCGGGCGTCATCCTGTTCGGCGGCGTGATCGAGCAGCTGCGCAACATCGCGCTGTCCACGACCGTGACCCTGCTGATCCCCGAAGAGCGTCGGGCCAACGCCAACGGGCTCGTGGGAACCGTGCAGGGCATCGCGTTTCTCATCACGAGCGTGTTCTCGGGGTTGGCGATCGGCTTTCTCGGCATGGGGTGGACGCTGATCATCGCCATCACCGCGATGGGGCTGACCTTCGTGCACCTGCTGTTCGTGCGGATACCCGAGGGCGAGCCCGAGCGCGATCCGAGCGCACCGGGCGCGTTCGACTTCCGCGGCAGCGTCGCGGCGATCCGTGCCGCGCCAGGGCTGTTCGCGCTCATCGTTTTCTCGACGTTCAACAACCTCATCGGCGGTGTCTACATGGCACTGATGGACCCCTACGGGCTGACGCTGTTCAATGCCCAGACCTGGGGGTTCGCCCTGGCCTTCGCCTCGACCGGCTTTCTGATCGGCGGCGCGCTGGTGGCGAAGTTCGGGCTCGGCAAGCGGCCCGTGCGCACGCTGCTGCTGGTCGTCATCGCGATGGGCGCGCTCGGCGCGCTGTTCATGCTGCGCGAATGGTGGCCGCTGTTCGTCATCGGCATGTGGTTGTACATGATGCTCATCCCGCCCGCCGAGGCTGCCGAGCAGACCGTGATCCAGAAGGTCGTGCCGTTCACCCGCCAGGGTCGAGTGTTCGGTATGGCCGCTGCGATGGAGGCAGGGGCAGCGCCGATCACCGCATTCCTGATCGCCCCGATCGCTGAGTTCCTGATCATTCCGTACATGCGTGCGGACGAAGGGCAGCAGCAATGGGGCTGGTTGCTCGGCGACGGCGAGACCCGCGGGATCGCGCTGATCTGCCTGTTCGCCGGCCTGATCATCGTGGTCGTGGCGGTGCTGGCCTTCTTCACCCGCTCCTACCGCACGCTCAGCGCGCTCTACGAGAACGCTCCCGAACAGCAGCTGCCGCCGCCCGAAGCCGCCTTCGACCCGATCGCCGCACGCGGCGGATTGGTCGAAGAACCCGTCCTCCGTGACGAGTCGAGCGACGAGGAGCCCCCGGCGAAGACGGCCGAATGA
- a CDS encoding threonine aldolase family protein, with product MSLLHDAPLHDTTVRGFASDNYSGIHPEVLAAIAAANGGHQVAYGEDQYTARLNEVFVQHFGEGVEAFPVFNGTGANVVGLQSMLPRWGAVISASTAHINVDEGGAPEKVGGLKLLTVPTDDGKLTPELVDREAWGWGDEHRAQPLVVSITQSTELGTLYTADEIRALADHAHERGMKLHLDGARLSNAAAALDLPLRAFTRDVGVDVLSFGGTKNGAMLGEAVVVLNPDATAGLLYGRKLNMQLASKMRFVSAQLIALLEGDLWLRNARHANAMAARLRAEVEQGLADGSIRGVGFSQPTQANGVFATLPDGVADQLREKFRFYDWDAARNEVRWMCSFDTQESDVDAFVAELARLTAA from the coding sequence GTGAGCCTTCTGCATGACGCCCCGCTGCACGACACCACCGTGCGCGGCTTCGCATCCGACAACTACTCTGGCATCCACCCCGAGGTGCTCGCCGCGATCGCGGCGGCCAACGGCGGTCACCAGGTCGCCTACGGCGAAGATCAGTACACCGCGCGCCTGAACGAGGTCTTCGTTCAGCACTTCGGCGAGGGCGTCGAGGCCTTCCCGGTCTTCAATGGCACCGGCGCGAACGTCGTCGGTCTGCAGTCGATGCTGCCGCGGTGGGGCGCGGTGATCTCAGCATCCACGGCGCACATCAACGTCGATGAGGGCGGGGCGCCCGAGAAGGTCGGCGGGCTCAAGCTGCTGACGGTGCCCACCGACGACGGCAAGCTCACGCCCGAGCTGGTCGACCGCGAGGCGTGGGGCTGGGGCGACGAGCACCGCGCACAGCCTCTCGTCGTGTCGATCACCCAGTCGACCGAACTGGGCACCCTGTACACCGCGGACGAGATTCGCGCGCTGGCCGACCACGCACACGAGCGCGGCATGAAGCTGCATCTCGATGGCGCACGCCTGTCGAACGCCGCCGCCGCCCTCGACCTGCCATTGCGCGCCTTCACGCGCGACGTCGGCGTCGACGTGCTCAGCTTCGGCGGCACGAAGAACGGCGCGATGCTCGGCGAGGCGGTCGTGGTGCTGAACCCGGACGCCACCGCCGGCCTGCTGTACGGCCGCAAGCTCAACATGCAGCTGGCGTCGAAGATGCGCTTCGTGTCGGCGCAGCTGATCGCCCTGCTCGAGGGCGACCTGTGGCTGCGCAATGCCCGCCACGCCAACGCCATGGCGGCCCGCCTGCGGGCCGAGGTCGAGCAGGGGCTCGCCGATGGCAGCATCCGCGGTGTCGGCTTCTCTCAGCCCACCCAGGCCAATGGCGTCTTCGCGACGCTGCCCGACGGCGTCGCGGACCAGCTGCGCGAGAAGTTCCGGTTCTACGACTGGGATGCCGCACGCAACGAGGTGCGCTGGATGTGCAGCTTCGACACCCAGGAGTCCGACGTCGACGCCTTCGTCGCCGAGCTGGCCCGCCTCACCGCGGCCTGA
- a CDS encoding NUDIX hydrolase family protein, producing MTVRTPDPDPDDDFGLDAAPPRDSNPGWLTDIELAEARRRLPMLYVEAIPVRTDGSGQVTSIGVLLRSTPLGEMTRTIVSGRVRYGESIRDALFRHVENDLGPMAFPLLPPSPDPFTVAEYFPLPGISAFHDDRQHAVSLAFVVPVTGTCEPRQDALEVTWFTPQEAASDALAADMEGGRGTLLRQALSHLGLLR from the coding sequence ATGACGGTGCGCACACCCGACCCAGATCCCGACGACGACTTCGGGCTCGACGCCGCGCCGCCGCGCGACAGCAACCCGGGGTGGTTGACCGACATCGAGCTCGCTGAGGCGCGCCGCCGCCTGCCGATGCTGTACGTCGAGGCGATCCCCGTGCGCACCGATGGCTCCGGTCAGGTGACCTCGATCGGCGTGCTGCTGCGTTCGACGCCCCTCGGTGAGATGACGCGCACGATCGTCTCGGGGCGCGTGCGGTATGGCGAGAGCATCCGTGACGCCCTGTTCCGTCACGTCGAAAACGATCTCGGGCCGATGGCCTTCCCGTTGCTGCCCCCGTCGCCCGACCCGTTCACGGTCGCCGAGTACTTCCCGCTGCCGGGGATCAGCGCCTTCCACGACGACCGTCAGCACGCCGTCTCGCTGGCGTTCGTGGTGCCGGTCACGGGCACGTGTGAGCCGCGCCAGGATGCACTGGAAGTCACCTGGTTCACCCCGCAGGAGGCCGCATCCGACGCGCTGGCCGCCGACATGGAGGGCGGCCGCGGCACACTGCTGCGCCAGGCGCTGTCGCACCTGGGCCTGCTGCGCTGA
- a CDS encoding alpha/beta hydrolase produces MTVSIDPTATLWSAGPREGKPLLVLLHGYGADENDLFGLVPYLPDDIAVAAVAAPLTPPWPMPGRSWYPIDSLDTRDAAGITTAAEALLAWLDEVTEPTTPVALLGFSQGAAVSLQALRLAPARIASVVALSGYAAMGELPRDARLREERPPVFWGRGSHDDVIPASLVAHTAQWLPDHTELSGRVYAGLTHSISEQELADVRVFLTKWRDAATAE; encoded by the coding sequence GTGACCGTCTCGATCGATCCGACCGCCACGCTCTGGTCTGCCGGCCCCCGCGAGGGCAAGCCGTTGCTCGTGCTGCTGCACGGGTACGGCGCCGATGAGAACGACCTGTTCGGTCTGGTGCCCTATCTGCCCGATGACATCGCCGTCGCCGCCGTCGCGGCGCCGCTCACGCCGCCGTGGCCGATGCCGGGGCGCTCCTGGTACCCGATCGACTCGCTCGACACCCGGGACGCCGCGGGCATCACAACCGCGGCCGAGGCCCTGCTGGCATGGCTCGATGAGGTCACCGAACCCACGACCCCCGTCGCACTGCTCGGCTTCTCGCAGGGCGCGGCCGTCTCGCTGCAGGCGCTGCGACTCGCACCGGCGCGTATCGCCTCGGTCGTGGCGCTGAGCGGCTATGCCGCGATGGGCGAACTCCCCCGCGACGCGCGGTTGCGCGAGGAGCGCCCGCCGGTGTTCTGGGGGCGGGGCAGCCACGACGACGTGATCCCGGCATCCCTCGTCGCCCACACGGCGCAATGGCTGCCCGACCACACAGAGCTCTCCGGCCGCGTGTACGCGGGGTTGACGCACAGCATCTCCGAACAGGAGCTCGCCGACGTGCGCGTGTTCCTCACGAAGTGGCGGGACGCCGCGACGGCAGAGTGA
- a CDS encoding ABC-F family ATP-binding cassette domain-containing protein translates to MSSLTSTAPVTFDGLTHTWPDGTVALDQLTGAIGPGRTGLVGRNGSGKTMLLRLLAGDLHPTSGHVTMSGEVAYLPQRLTLDTGRRIPELLGVAVPLDAVRAIAAGDVDPAHFDAVGNDWDIEARAEAALAEAGLDPSFLDRTVGELSGGEAMLVAVAGIRLRRAPITLLDEPTNNLDRGARARLADMVRAWRGVLIVVSHDVSLLELMDATAELYQNRLTVFGGPYSQWRAWLDAEQAAAEQAERDAKQALKREKRQRIEAELKLATRAQTARKAEHEKRVPKIIAGGRKSAAQVSAGRLRTEMAGKEDAARQALDDAGHRVRDDETMKIELPDPHVPASRRIATLGDGERSWVIQGPERVALIGANGAGKTTLLRRLLASAVHNSGETGRIGPDSAVPDGLGQIFRSCEPHVDRIGYLSQRVDGLDDRASVIANVAASAPHVPDKQLRNRLARFLIRGAAVDRPVAALSGGERFRVALATLLLADPAPQLVVLDEPTNNLDLDTVGQLVRALRAYRGAVLVVSHDDVFLASLDIDLTLEVSVGDDAERMLREVP, encoded by the coding sequence ATGTCATCACTCACCTCCACCGCGCCCGTCACCTTCGACGGGCTCACCCACACCTGGCCTGACGGGACCGTCGCGCTCGACCAGCTGACCGGGGCGATCGGCCCCGGCCGCACCGGGCTGGTCGGCCGCAACGGGTCGGGCAAGACGATGCTGCTGCGTCTGCTCGCCGGCGATCTGCACCCGACATCGGGTCACGTCACCATGAGCGGCGAGGTCGCGTACCTGCCGCAGCGTCTCACCCTCGACACCGGCCGTCGGATCCCAGAACTGCTCGGCGTCGCCGTACCGCTGGACGCGGTACGCGCGATCGCCGCGGGCGACGTCGACCCGGCGCACTTCGATGCGGTCGGCAACGACTGGGACATCGAAGCGCGCGCCGAAGCAGCGCTCGCCGAGGCGGGCCTCGATCCGTCGTTCCTCGACCGCACGGTCGGTGAACTCTCGGGCGGTGAAGCGATGCTCGTGGCGGTGGCGGGCATCCGTCTGCGCCGCGCCCCGATCACCCTGCTCGACGAGCCCACCAACAATCTCGACCGCGGGGCGCGAGCACGCCTGGCCGATATGGTGCGCGCCTGGAGAGGCGTACTCATCGTGGTCAGTCACGACGTCTCGCTGCTGGAGCTGATGGATGCCACGGCCGAGCTCTACCAGAACCGTCTCACCGTGTTCGGCGGCCCGTACTCGCAGTGGCGCGCCTGGTTGGATGCCGAGCAGGCCGCGGCCGAGCAGGCCGAACGCGACGCCAAGCAGGCGCTGAAGAGAGAGAAGCGTCAACGGATCGAGGCTGAGCTGAAGCTCGCCACACGCGCGCAGACGGCCCGCAAGGCCGAGCACGAGAAGCGGGTTCCGAAGATCATCGCCGGCGGGCGCAAGAGCGCTGCGCAGGTGTCGGCCGGTCGGCTGCGCACCGAGATGGCCGGAAAGGAGGATGCCGCCCGGCAGGCACTGGATGACGCTGGGCACCGTGTGCGCGACGACGAGACGATGAAGATCGAGTTGCCTGACCCGCACGTGCCCGCGAGCAGGCGGATCGCGACGCTCGGCGACGGCGAACGGTCATGGGTGATCCAGGGGCCCGAGCGGGTCGCTCTCATCGGCGCGAACGGGGCGGGCAAGACCACACTGCTGCGCCGGCTGCTGGCATCCGCTGTTCACAACTCCGGAGAAACGGGCCGGATCGGCCCGGATTCTGCTGTTCCGGATGGTCTCGGGCAGATTTTCCGGAGTTGCGAACCGCACGTCGACCGCATCGGGTACCTTTCGCAGCGCGTCGACGGGCTCGACGATCGCGCCTCGGTGATCGCGAACGTGGCGGCGTCGGCACCGCACGTGCCCGACAAGCAGCTGCGCAACCGGCTGGCGCGCTTCCTCATCCGTGGGGCGGCCGTCGACCGGCCCGTGGCGGCACTGTCGGGCGGCGAGCGATTCCGGGTTGCCCTGGCGACGTTGCTGCTCGCCGATCCCGCTCCGCAGCTCGTGGTGCTCGATGAGCCGACGAACAACCTCGATCTCGATACGGTCGGGCAGCTGGTGCGGGCGCTGCGCGCCTACCGGGGTGCCGTGCTGGTCGTCAGTCACGACGACGTGTTCCTCGCGAGTCTCGACATCGACCTGACGCTGGAAGTGTCGGTCGGCGACGACGCAGAGCGGATGCTGCGCGAGGTGCCGTGA